The nucleotide sequence CTCTACTTTTGCCTTGTCCACCTCTATACCCTTTCTTGAAATTTTGTGACCAAGGAAAATTCCTTCgggtaccataaaatggcatttctcccagtttaaaaccaaattggtttcttggcaccttttcaagactAGGGTAAGATGGTGCAAACAAGCATTGAAAGAATCACCAAAAacggagaagtcatccataaaaacttcaatgaatttttctaccaTGTCTGAGAAGATTGAtaacatgcatctctgaaaggtagcTGAGGCATTACACAATCCGAATTGAATTCTCCTGTAAGCAAAGACTCCAAAAGGGCAGGTAAAGGAGGTCTCCTCTTGATCCATGGGGTCAACTACTATTTGGTTATAGCCAGAGTATCCGTCAAGGAAGCAGTAATAAGCATGGCCAGCCAGCCTTTCCAGCATCTGGTCAATGAAAGGGAGAGGGAAATGGTCCTTTCGTGTGGCATCATTCAgcctcctatagtcaatgcacatcctccatccagtcactgttcttattggaataagctcattcttctcattgacaATGACAGTCATCCCACCTTTCTTTGGTACTACTTGAACTGGGCTAACCCATGGACTGTCAGAGATAGGGTAAATGATCCCAGCTTTACATAGCTTCAgtacttctttttgaaccacctccttcattgtgggattcaatcttctctgagGTTGTACCACTGGTTTAGAATTTTCCTCCAAGAGAATTTTGTGCATACATATGGCAGGGCTTATGCCCTTCAAATCATTAATGGTCCATCCCAATGTATCTTTGTGAGCTTTTAATACCACAAGgagtttttcttcttcctctgtaCTCAATGTAGAGTTGATGATCACTGGGAAGCTGTCCTCTTCACCCAGGAATGCATATTTAAGATGAGGGGGTAATGGTTTCAACTCTTGTTGTGGTGCCTCTTCTTTCTTGGCTTCACTTGGTTCCTCTGGTGCTTCCAATTTGTTCTCTTCTTGTTCTTGGATGTCCTGGACTTCCTCCTATTTCACTTGATGGTTTGTTTCAAATACTTCTTCAACCAAAGAATCCACCACATCAACCCTCATGCAACTTTCTTTCTCAGCAGGGTACTGCATTGCTTTGAAGACATTTATGGTCATTTGCTCATCATGTACTCTGAAAATCATCTCTCCCTTTTCCACATCAATGATTGTTCTGGCTGTGgccaaaaagggtctaccaaggataaCTGAGTTGCTCCCCTCTTCATCCATATCTAGGACCACAAAATCGGCTGGAAATATAAAATTTCCTACTTTTACCAAGAGATTCTCCACTACTCCATTTGGTATTTTGAGAGATCTGTCAGCCAGCTGTAGTGATATCCTTGTAGGTTTAACCTCTTCTATCATCAGCTTCTTCATCATGGcaagaggcattaagttgatgcttgctcccaggtcacaaaGTGATTTATCAATGGCCATGTTCCCAATTGTGCATGGTATGAGGAAGCTGCCTgggtctttgagttttggtggcagTCCCttttgaatgatggcactacactctTGAGTGAGGAGCACGGTTTCTTTCTCctgccagcttctcttcttggtgatCAATTCTTTAAGAAACTTTGCATACAATGACATTTGCTCCAAAGTTTTGGCTAATAGAATGTTAATTTCAAGATTCTTAAAGATCTCTAAGAATTTTGGGAATTGCTGGTCTCTCATTCCTTTGTGTAACCTTGTTGGGTAAGGGAGCTTGGGTGCATAAGATTTTACCCCTTCATTTCTTTCCTCTTGCTGTGGCCTCACAATTTTCTTGTTATTGGTATTGTTGTTTTGGGTTGGTAACTTGCTTAGTGGCTCCTTAGTTTCTTTGCTCTTTTTGGATGTTGATGCCTTTTCATCCTCCTTCTTGTCTATTGTATCTTCCACTTCATGCTCTGTTGCTTCTTTGTTGACTTCTCTTTCAACTATATTGCCACTTTTCAACTGCACAGCTTTGCATTCTTCCCTTGGATTGGGGATTGTATCACTTGGAAGCACATTAGTTGGCCGTTCAGCTTGTTTGGCTAATTGTCCCACTTGCCGTTCAAGGTTCTTCATGGTAGCTTCATATCTCTCTTGCCCTTTGATCAAGGTTTGAGTGGACTGAGCGATTATTTGTAGGGCTGCCTCAAGACTTGAAATCCTATTTTCATGATGGTCAATTGGTGGTATGATGTGGGCTGATTGTTGTTGCTGGAAATTGGTTGAAGGGCTGGTATGGTAGTTTTGTGGGTTGGATGTTGGTGCAGGAAAGTTATTTTGATGAGTTTGTGAATTGTTGTGGGGTGGTTGATATGTGTTTTGTAGTTTCTTGTATTGGTTAGTGTTGTTAGATGAGTGATTTTGGCTGTGTGTGTTGCGGGAATGGTTGGAGTTGTTGTTCTTCTGCCAATGGTTTTGATTATCACCCCATCTCAGGTTGGGGTGATTCCTCCAGGATTTGTTGTATGTGTCACCATGGAAGTCATTTTGAGAAGAATTTGAGGCATTTTGCATATATTGAACCTGTTCTTGTTGCTGCTCAACATTGCTCGCTTCATTTTGGCCCCATTCAATTGAATGTTGATTTGTTGTGTTCACTGAAGCTAGTTGGAGGCCATCTATTCTCTTAGCCATCATTTCCATTTGTTGctggatttgttggtgcatcaacTTGTTCTGTGCCAAGATAGTGTCCACTCTTTCTAGTTCCAACACATCCTTCTTTTGAACGGGTTGGCGTTGCCTCTGATGAGCATAGAAGTATTGGTTATTTGACACCATGTCTATGATATTCTGAGCTTCCTCGGCTGTCTTCATCAATTGTAGCGAGCCTCCTGCAGAATAATCCAAGGACTCTTGAGATTTTAGAGTCAACCcctcatagaaattttgaagtttatcccattcactgaacatctcaggtggacatttcctaatcagagctttgtatctttcccatgcctcatacaatgattccccatccatttgagtgaatgtttgtacctccgtcttcaacctgatgatcctctgaggtggataGAACTTAGATAGAAATTTATTCACCAGatcatcccaagtgttgatgctttctttggggaatgtctccagccattgagatgccttgtccctcaaagaaaatgggaaCAACAGCAGCTTGTAAatatctggatgcacaccatttgtcttgacagtttcacatattctcaggaagacagataggtgttgatttggatcctcaaggggacctcctccataggaacaattgttttgcacaagagtgatgagttgaggctttaattcaaagttgtttgcatgaacattgggagtgagtatactgctcccacagtgTCTTGGATTTGGGAAAGTGTAagaagctagaactctcctttgaggtAGGCCGTTATTGTTGGCAACTCCCTCAGGAGGGTTATGTGAATTCCCCTCCATGACTTGGTCTTCTCCTTCTGAATCTTCCTCACCAATTATCCCTTTTCCTGTTGCTTTTCTTCTTAACCTTCGGAGGGTTCTCTTGTCTTCAGGATCAAATCTTCTTGCCTCTGACATACACAAACACACGCCAACCAACAACACAAAtgaaacactctattgctagagtgaagttaaagttagcgaaacaaaatatcaaacagttagtgggatataacaaagaaaagaaaaaatgctaaatctaaactaccattcacttaatcattgttaatctttgccaatccccggcaacggcgccaaaaacttgatacgcgaAAATTAGAATTTCACGTTTAAACCGGCAagtattgatgacaagtcatcttagcctagtttcactagcctttttcttttgttttcatttagttttatgcactttcttgtattataaattagccatttgaattggaattgcatggtttccttaaatcaatcaaccaccttttaattgatacaaaatcatgaggttcaagccaactttagttgataattaattgatttataaaccttgtgaattttgtgatactttgattggttgttttgattacttgtaggtgaagaaaggaaacaaagattcagtttatttactttctttgctctttaattttctgtaatctacccctctccctttattttccatgcaatttaaattctggtaatcacaaatcactcaaccaacttttgattcgcttgactaaatcaaccactgaactaaaattgctcaatccttcaatccctgtgggatcgacctcctcacgtgagttattattacttgatgcgacccggtgcacttgccggtgagttttgtgtcggatcgttttccgcacatcaagtttttggcgccattgccggggattgattagattgacaatgattacgtgaagtggagatctagatcaagcactttttcttttctgattCTTTAATCatggactaacccactaactgttcgaatttttgcttaaactaaacttcagtctagcaatagagtgaagtgaTTTTgctggtgtttcttttgttttgtttgtatgtcaggtacagggagatccgttcctgttttatctgaagctgaccagagaactcttagaaggttaagaagagccgaaagagggaaaaatattgttggagaagaagaatctgaggaagaatatcacgagatggaaggagatacaTCTAATCCAGAAGGAGGAGTTAACAATCACCCACAAcagaggagagtattggcctCTTACACACACAATTAGATgccgaatccttgtatgaagcatgggagagatacaaagccttaatcagaaagtgtcccccagagatgttcaatgaatgggacgtgctgcaaaatttctatgaaggcctgacattgaaatctcaggaggcattagatcattctgctggaggttcactacaactgatgaaaactgctgaggaagcccataatcttgtggacatggtggccaacaatcaatatttctttgctcatcaaagaaactgcaaaccatcacaaaggagaggagtaatggagctagaaggagtagactcaatcttggctcaaaataagatgatgcagcagcaaattcaacaacaatttgagcaaatggccaagaggattgatagcctccaagttgcagcagttaacataAGCCAACAATCATCCACATGGGTGCAAAATGAAGAGACTCAagaggagcagcagcaagaacaagtccagtacatgcacaaccaaaactctggacagaatgaagtgtatggagacacatacaatccatcctggaagaaccacccgaacctcagatggggagacaatcacaaccagaaccaataaccatggcagaggaactcaaaccaaaacacttcaagaaataaccaaaaccacaaccagcagcaaactaaccaaaacccttacagaaaacctcaaaacaactactccaaccccaaccattatcaatccaataaccaacccaccaactaaaatgcctaccatccaccatccacacctcacaacccaccacaagtgtcaccagaatctcaaagaatcactaacttggaaaccttgatgGATAAGATGTGGAagcaccaagaaatgacaaccaagaaccatgaagcttccatgaagagcttagagaggcagattgggcaaatctccaaacagatttctgttgagaaaccttcaagctcacttccgaatgacaccattcctaatccaaaagaagagtgcaaagctatACAATTATGGACTGGAAAAACATTGATAGACAACAACAAGGAGGTAACCAAGAAGCCTTTGGATAGCAACAAAGAATCATCAGAGAAAGGGGAAGCTAGCAATGAAGACATGACAACAAGAATAAGTGCCCCAGAGAAGCTCAAAGAGaaagacaaccagccacatagttTAAAGGAAGtgattcagggacagcagcaagtggAGAAGAGAATTACACCTCCActaccataccctcagaggttcaacaaagagactaaggaccaacactttcataagttccttgagactttcaagaagctagaaatcaatattcccttggctgaagcactggaacagatgcccttatatgccaagttcttgaaggaactcattaacaagaaaaggaattggcttgagaaggaaaccattatgctcactgaagaatgtagcgctgtgatccagatgggtatcccaccaaagctcaaagacccagggagtttcgtagtctcatgcaccataggcaagataACATTGGAAAATGAAACTTATGTGCAATGCAAGTaaccttgctattggtgctgtactggggcaaaagaaagacaaattGCATCATATCatatattatgctagcaaggtgttgaatgaaacacaaaaaaattataccaccactgaaaaagaactgttagcaattgtatatgcatttgataagtttagacaatacttgatcggTTCACCGCACTCAATTTATGCCTACTAATCAGTCACCCAAAGGGCTTggaaagcaagcaacttttgagaattgtgcagggaactaaccacAAATTGAAGACATTACGCACCATGACGCAAAAAGGGAACAACAGTAAGGAAgacaaaagaactgcaaaccaataggttgtatctatacttaacttccGCTGTTGAGAAATGCTGTGATTTAtatcttgctaaagtgttcagcTAGTAcaagtaaaaatatttttttaagctagtctaagtgtgtgcttgtgtggttactttcacttaactaatgcatgtcttgtcccctgcatcttttcaattcaataaaagaaatgtttgaaacatgaagtaagatggttctttgttagctagaagtcaaataatagtaagtggtggcatATATGTGTGATTGTGTGGCAACTCACTATCAGTGAATAAAAGGAATAGATTGTTCTCTCTTTAAGAAGAAAGCAGCTCACtgcctatgaatctcaatcaaataaaagtccttgtgtgaaaagaaaagcaaaaagagaaaagaaaaagccaaaaatggcaacagaacaaaagaaaaaaaaaaagagaaacaaagctagacaccaatagcttgaaccttagaatatatgcttgtgacttgggttaactaacccgggatcatcaactgaaagtccactatcaagagcaacctaactacaaggcatttagtaacccaaagaggtactgggcgtcaatgttctaagaaggaatgtgagccaagtgtctatagtgaataatgtgtcaagcataagtaaagaaaagagcttgttacacatgacactgaactaaagcttatagaaAAATAGTAACCAAGGACAAAGGattaatgagaggtcatagcagtgtattGTTTGATGCTTAAAGAAAACTTTCTAGGCCTAATTGTCAATAAAAAGTGGATAAGTTacatatctgcataaaaccccatgaactaccaataacattctgctaacatgagcattctcttttgttttcattcattcttcttaataattattttcttgcttggggacaagcaagcattaagtttggtgttgtgatgacaagtcatcttagcctagtttcactagcctttttcttttgttttcatttagttttatgcactttcttgtattATAAATTAGCCATTTGAATTGGAATTACATGGTTTCCTTaaaatcaatcaaccaccttttaattgatacaaaatcatgaggagaagagaaatggcatccctggatgcagcaacgtttgagctaacgtttgactcaaacgtgagatcaaacgttggcaccaaacagcatgaaggggcatacttcaaacaagaataacttgagttgtagatgtccaattgaggtgattccaagtgggttagaaagctgacattcagagctttccaaccatatataatagtctctatTGGGCACAAAAATTGGAACacaacaagaggacaaagtagcccccaagaagcatacaaaagggaagaaccacgtttgagctcacgtttgacctcaaacgttagctcaaacgtggatgacagcaaatggcctagctgcataatgcctcactcaagtaacgtttgagtcaacgtttgcctcaaacgttggctcaaacgtgaatggtttatggcccggttcactaatggatttcttcccaacaccaagagcaatcaacggaggctactatcaacccaattccatcaagactaaaggcccaattcaatgcTTAAtaatc is from Arachis ipaensis cultivar K30076 chromosome B01, Araip1.1, whole genome shotgun sequence and encodes:
- the LOC110266184 gene encoding LOW QUALITY PROTEIN: uncharacterized protein LOC110266184 (The sequence of the model RefSeq protein was modified relative to this genomic sequence to represent the inferred CDS: substituted 1 base at 1 genomic stop codon); translated protein: MACMRIMPVAMNLHSCTLPTLVSIGIFKGNAVSNFGEQVQSSSTLPAKRCRGVFDGNAGKQCQARKLAQERKPARCQCQSPKACLWTMLASNAARKQGLGEELGKLEHVATTWRKAACSLATQARMLGQGKARRFDPEDKRTLRRLRRKATGKGIIGEEDSEGEDQVMEGNSHNPPEGVANNNGLPQRRVLASYTFPNPRHCGSRGSLQLMKTAEEAQNIIDMVSNNQYFYAHQRQRQPVQKKDVLELERVDTILAQNKLMHQQIQQQMEMMAKRIDGLQLASVNTTNQHSIEWGQNEASNVEQQQEQVQYMQNASNSSQNDFHGDTYNKSWRNHPNLRWGDNQNHWQKNNNSNHSRNTHSQNHSSNNTNQYKKLQNTYQPPHNNSQTHQNNFPAPTSNPQNYHTSPSTNFQQQQSAHIIPPIDHHENRISSLEAALQIIAQSTQTLIKGQERYEATMKNLERQVGQLAKQAERPTNVLPSDTIPNPREECKAVQLKSGNIVEREVNKEATEHEVEDTIDKKEDEKASTSKKSKETKEPLSKLPTQNNNTNNKKIVRPQQEERNEGVKSYAPKLPYPTRLHKGMRDQQFPKFLEIFKNLEINILLAKTLEQMSLYAKFLKELITKKRSWQEKETVLLTQECSAIIQKGLPPKLKDPGSFLIPCTIGNMAIDKSLCDLGASINLMPLAMMKKLMIEEVKPTRISLQLADRSLKIPNGVVENLLVKVGNFIFPADFVVLDMDEEGSNSVILGRPFLATARTIIDVEKGEMIFRVHDEQMTINVFKAMQYPAEKESCMRVDVVDSLVEEVFETNHQVKXEEVQDIQEQEENKLEAPEEPSEAKKEEAPQQELKPLPPHLKYAFLGEEDSFPVIINSTLSTEEEEKLLVVLKAHKDTLGWTINDLKGISPAICMHKILLEENSKPVVQPQRRLNPTMKEVVQKEVLKLCKAGIIYPISDSPWVSPVQVVPKKGGMTVIVNEKNELIPIRTVTGWRMCIDYRRLNDATRKDHFPLPFIDQMLERLAGHAYYCFLDGYSGYNQIVVDPMDQEETSFTCPFGVFAYRRIQFGLCNASATFQRCMLSIFSDMVEKFIEVFMDDFSVFGDSFNACLHHLTLGIEVDKAKVEIIEKLPLPINVKAVRSFLGHAGFYRRFIKDFSKIAKPLSNLLVVSNPFSFDDECKQAFETLKAKLTTAPIITPPSWGLPFELMCDASDFAIGAVLGQRKDKKHHVIYYASKVLNEAQRNYTTTEKELLAVVYAFDKFRQYLIGSKILVYTDHAALKYLMSKQDAKPRLIRWILLLQEFDIEIKDKKGSENQVADHLSRLPQGTSQDTSQPVNENFPDEYLLQIQQTPWFANMANYKARRSIPQEYTRQQVKKLLHEAKLFLWDEPFLFKRCPDGMIRRCVPEIEICNECQRTGGLTKKNEMPQKFILEVELFDLWGIDFMGPFPPSYTFKYILVAVEYVSKWVEAIATTTCDANVVLQFQRRNIFTRFGVPKGLISDGGSHFCNKQLNSLLHRYGVTHKVATPYHPQTNGQAELANKELKRILEKIVGATRKDWLKSKWTGPYTIARVSPHGYVELLDEASKETFTVNGHMRSERKK